The genomic stretch CTGTTAAAAAGGCGCTACATTCTAACGTCTATGTTGGGACGGCTTTAGTTGATGTGTACTCGAAATGCAACCTTATGAGGGAGGCATCGTGTCTTTTCGAGAGCTTAGAGGAGAAAAGCGATGTAACTTGGAGCTCAATGATTGCCGGTTATGTCAGAAATGAACTTTATTGGGAGGCTTTGAGGTTGTACTGTAGAGGGCAAGCTTCTGGATTAGGGCAAAACCAGTTTACGGTTTCTTGTCTTCTGTCTGCCTGTGCTGGCCTTGCTGCTTTGGTTCAAGGGAATCAAGTGCATTGTGTCGTACAGAAGGCTGGTGTTGGTGCAAGTATCTATGTCTCGTCAGCGCTTATAGATATGTATGCGAAATGTGGGTCCATCAAAGAATCCTACAGAGTATTTTCTGATCTAGAAAATAAGAATCTTGTTTCTTGGAATGCCATGATCTCGGGTTTCTCTAGACATGGGCGATGTTTACAAGTGAGGATTTTATTTGAGAAGATGCAGCAAAAGGGTGTTTTCCCAAATGAAGTGTCGTACCTATCAGTGTTGTCGGCTTGTGGCCATATGGGACTAGTCGAAGAGGGGCGAAAATATTTCCGTCTTATGGTAGAACAACATCGCTTATCACAAAATGTTTTCCATTATTCCTGCCTTGTTGACATTCTAAGTCGTGCAGGTTTAATTTATGATGCATATAATGTGATAAGGACTATGCCATTCGAAGCGACAGCTTCTATGTGGGGTTCTCTTCTGGGAGCATGTAAAAATGCAGGAAATTTGGAACTGGGTGAGATTGCAGCAAAGCACTTGTTTGAGATTGAACCCACAAACGCCGGGAACCATGTGTTACTTTCAAGTATATATGCGGCGAATAAGAAATGGAAGGAGGTTGCTGAGTCTAGACAGGTATTGAGGGAAAGCGAAGCTGTCAAGGAGAGGGGTAAAAGCTGGATTGAGATCAAGCATCAGGTTCATGCATTCATGGCCGGGGAGAGGGAACATCCAAAAACCCGTGAGATTTATTCCAAACTAGACGAAGTGATGGAAGAGATGGCGAAATTGGGTTATAAGGTTGAGACAGGGCATGATGTTCATGATGTCGATGAGAGCACAAAAGCCGAGCTGCTGAGACACCATAGTGAGAAGCTAGCTCTTGCTTTTGGGCTCATGACTTTGCGGTCGGGCGTGCCCATAAGGATCATCAAGAATTTGAGGATCTGTGGCGATTGTCATAGTTTCATGAAGTATGCATCCAAAACTACACACAGGGAAATTTTAGTTAGGGATGTAAATCGGTTTCATCATTTCACTGATGGCTATTGTTCTTGTGGAGACTTTTGGTAACTATGAATCTTCCTTtagaacaaaaaaaatgaaatacaaAAGTTCATCACAAAATTAAATTCTTGTACAAATCAATGATCTTAAAAACacaaatgatataatttgaaaAAATACTTATTACCAAAGAATGAAATTAGATAAAAACTGGAATACAATATAATCCTACAATTACAAGCATCTTGTTCTTTCACGTCAATCAGTATGATCAAACAGTGACATAGTTGACCGATTTACACAAAGGGCAAGTAATAAAGGATGTAGCCTGTAAGTAAGCAGAATCCCTATCCCTATCTATTAAAAGAATAAGTGAACTCATAAATTTCCCTCCAAAAGTATATTTGTAAATAAGAAAGCTAttaataatttaattgtattcattaaataatttaattgtattaataatttaattgtattcactaaataatttaattgtattcactaaatagtattcaaattatataattttgactaaacactaaactataatattttaaatGACTATAAAttattaaatcttttattgatattattatttgagattgacttgactcatactattCATACTATGTATAAAAAAAAACTATAAATGGTTTGATTACTTTCGTAACAAATATAATTGACATAAattataaattggaatcattgactttgtggtataaaaaatatttttttttaaaaaaaaattcagcagattactcaattctcttggattaat from Silene latifolia isolate original U9 population chromosome 2, ASM4854445v1, whole genome shotgun sequence encodes the following:
- the LOC141627859 gene encoding pentatricopeptide repeat-containing protein At5g04780, mitochondrial; amino-acid sequence: MVIMYLQNVLQYCARNSLMAEGKACHAQIIRAAVTIDTVTNNMLINMYCKCGLIKPARQVFDQMPERSLISWNTIIGAYAKNGREDEALSLFVKMQRAVVQDPVSGFTVSSVLCACAAKCAILECRQLHAFAVKKALHSNVYVGTALVDVYSKCNLMREASCLFESLEEKSDVTWSSMIAGYVRNELYWEALRLYCRGQASGLGQNQFTVSCLLSACAGLAALVQGNQVHCVVQKAGVGASIYVSSALIDMYAKCGSIKESYRVFSDLENKNLVSWNAMISGFSRHGRCLQVRILFEKMQQKGVFPNEVSYLSVLSACGHMGLVEEGRKYFRLMVEQHRLSQNVFHYSCLVDILSRAGLIYDAYNVIRTMPFEATASMWGSLLGACKNAGNLELGEIAAKHLFEIEPTNAGNHVLLSSIYAANKKWKEVAESRQVLRESEAVKERGKSWIEIKHQVHAFMAGEREHPKTREIYSKLDEVMEEMAKLGYKVETGHDVHDVDESTKAELLRHHSEKLALAFGLMTLRSGVPIRIIKNLRICGDCHSFMKYASKTTHREILVRDVNRFHHFTDGYCSCGDFW